In Nasonia vitripennis strain AsymCx chromosome 2 unlocalized genomic scaffold, Nvit_psr_1.1 chr2_random0002, whole genome shotgun sequence, a genomic segment contains:
- the LOC116416232 gene encoding uncharacterized protein LOC116416232, producing the protein MSRVLWWMANHGSAKYLGITLDTKLNYGEHLDRVCKKATTRIAQLSGLMANVRGPRPTVRRLLMATTKSILLYGTEVWADAMTMNKYRKKIMATRWTDCPKARWTRTLIKDVGPWVYRKWWEVSFYLTQFFFGHRVPHWTEKRRALELTIGAFTPETVVETMLDSKQNWGVITAFLLGKNYVHLYCLYLQSAVARQQRFSTNSYWSLENIWS; encoded by the exons ATGAGCAGAGTGCTATGGTGGATGGCGAACCACGGATCAGCCAAGTATCTAGGAATAACTCTAGACACGAAGTTGAACTACGGGGAGCACCTAGATCGCGTCTGTAAAAAAGCCACGACTAGAATAGCGCAACTTAGCGGACTCATGGCTAACGTCCGTGGGCCTAGGCCAACAGTTAGGCGGCTACTCATGGCGACCACTAAGTCTATCCTGTTATATGGAACAGAGGTGTGGGCCGACGCTATGACtatgaataagtatcggaAAAAGATTATGGCG ACTAGGTGGACCGATTGTCCAAAGGCTAGATGGACTAGGACCCTTATAAAAGATGTGGGCCCGTGGGTGTACAGGAAATGGTGGGAGGTCAGCTTTTACCTTACCCAGTTTTTCTTCGGTCACAGGGT CCCTCACTGGACTGAAAAGCGTAGAGCACTGGAGCTGACGATAGGAGCGTTCACGCCCGAGACTGTAGTCGAAACGATGCTTGACAGCAAGCAGAACTGGGGCGTGATAACGGC ttttttactCGGCAAGAACTACGTTCATCTCTACTGTCTTTACCTGCAGTCAGCAGTAGCCCGGCAACAAAGGTTCTCAACCAATTCTTACTGGTCCCTTGAAAACATCTGGAGTTAG